Genomic segment of Leuconostoc mesenteroides subsp. mesenteroides:
ACCCCTGGGCGCAACATTTGGAAGAAAGTGTCTCGGTGGCTATTTTTCACAATGGAACGAATCTTTGTCTTAGTCATTGTCTTTGGTATTACTTATTTGATGATTAAGTCTTTCTATCCTTACAACATTGGCAGGTATGGACTAATCCTGATTATCAGTAATGCGCTGCTAGCTGGCTTTTTGATTTTACCTAGTCCAAGCAATCCAATGGGTCTCATGTATCAAGAAATTCTACGTGGCATCTTAAAATCTAGCAAGCACGCCACAGGTGATCTAACTGCGATTACTGAAAACAAGAAACGAGAGGAAAACTAATGGGAATAAAAGCTAAACAAACTCAAAAGGGGCGGGGTTTAACCGTTGTCAAACAAGCATTAGACAACCGCAAACCAATTCCAATCTACTTTGCTTTACCTTATAAAGATATTTTGAATAAAAAGGGGCATCCAATTTTATTGGCAGATGATACGTACGCTGACATGCTGAATCTACCTGGAAAAGATTTGGATTTCCTAAATGCAGAGGGTGATAAGAGTTCTAACGCCATTATCGCTGACTTTCATCAGTTGCTATCAGTTTACGTGGAAGACTTTGATATTTTTGTGAGTCAACTACCCGCTGACACACGTATCCAGCAAGCTTCATGGGGACAAGAGTTAGTCAGAGTGGAAAACCAATTAAATAGTGGTGATCTAGATGATCGACACTACCAACAATTGCTGATGATGCGCCAAACTATTTTGCAAGAAATTAACATTGAAAAGAATGTGGTCGGTGATATTAAGCATCAAGAATACACCACTGTGATCTATGGCAAAACACTAGCCGCCTTAGATAAAAACCGTCGTGACTTTATGGCACACGCAGGCATGGCGTTTACACCTGAGCCAGTCTCAATTAGTCGCAAAAAGATGGTCATGTACCAAATCAATAATCCTGGGGAAACCTTAGAACTGGAGGAGAAATAAGCATGCGCACAAGTTTAAATACCGCGAAACGTTCCGCATTGAAAGCACGCGGCTATAATTTAGAACTCATTGAGGAAGTTCAAAACCCTGGTGGCATTGAATTTCATACTACTTACTTTGATGATGGTATGGCAAGCAGTGCCATTATCAACGTCTATGACTATCCCAAAAATGAACAATTACAAGGTTGGTTTAAAGAGTTAATCAATCATAAAAATACAATTGTAGACATCAAAATTGGGACTGAAAACAAGTTTGAGGTGCAAAAAGCACTGGAAACAGCCACTAACACGTTGCGTAGTAAGGCCCGCAGTGAGGTGACCTCACAAGGTGACGCGTTGGAAGCCGAACAAGATGCTGATATTACACTCCAAGATTTGAATGATGCGCGCAATGGTCGTGAAATTTACAAACGTGTTTATGTCCGTCTATTAGTGAGTGATGTCTCGCCAGAAGAATTACGTCGTCGTGTTAAAGAAATTCAACAACAGCTTTCTAACTATCGCATGAAAGTTTATCCTTCTGAGCAGTTAACGCACTTTCAACAGTTCTTTATGCCCGCCATGAGCATAGAAAATCAAACCATTAAAGACAAAGGTTTCCCAATGAAAGCCTATGCTTTGGCTGGTTCTTATGCCTTTAACCAAACCTTCATTGCTCATCCTCGCGGTTCATACATGGGCTTAACAATGCAACGTGGTGAGGTTATGTATGATCCCAGCTACAATGACCATCGTACGCAATTAACCGCTTATAACCTAGTTGTGGGTGGTGAGCGCTCAGGTAAAAGCTCGTTTGCCAAAAAGAACTTGGGGCCATTAGTTTCTCGGGGTGATACAGTTTGGGTATTTGATAAGTCTAATGAATGGCGTGATCTCGTCAATTATTATTACGGTGTCACTTTGACACTTGATGGCAGTCAAAACATCATTAATTTGATGCAAGTATTTGGCACTGTCTTAGACGCTAATGGCAATGTTGATGTCATTGCTAGCTTCAACCAACACCGAACAAAGGTGATTACTTATTACGCGACACTTAATCCACAAGCCGACAAGAAAGAATTGGAAATGTTAGGGAACTTGATCACCGACTTCTATGTTGAACGGCGTATGTGGTCATTGAGTCCAAAAGATAACCCACAAGATCTACGCGTGATTGGGCTACGAAATGAAGACTATCCAATTCTCGAAGATTTTCAAACTTTCCTAGAAACCAGAAACATGCTGACGCGCAACATGACACAACCTGCCGTAGAACGTTTGGATAATATCTTATCAACGATTAGCAGCCTAATTCAAAACCACGGTGACATGGTGAATGGTGTGACTACCATGCCTGATTTGTCTGGTGAGCGTTTGATTCGCTTTGATACTAGTGGTCTTTCAAGATTAGAGGATGATCTATACAACGCGCAATACTTTACTATTTTGTCTTTGATGGAAAGCTACATCACGATTAATGGCACACAACAACGTGAACGCATTAAACGTGGTGAGGTCTCCACTCAAGCCAACAACAATGGTAATCCACCAAAATACTTCTGGTGGATACAGGATGAGGCGGATGATATTTTCAACGCTAAACACTCATTAGGCATTACCTTCGGTGACAATATGATGGCACAACATGGTAAAGATTTCTTCGGTATGTTTGCTATCTTCCCAGGACTCAAAAACGTTGTCCCAACGGGCAATGCCTCAGATACTGAGGCTAGCCGTGCCGCATCTTCATTCTTTGGCCGATTCCCAAAGCAAACCATTGGTCGGCTTTCAAAAACAGATACCACCCGTTTACGTAGTG
This window contains:
- a CDS encoding type IV secretion system protein VirB4; this translates as MRTSLNTAKRSALKARGYNLELIEEVQNPGGIEFHTTYFDDGMASSAIINVYDYPKNEQLQGWFKELINHKNTIVDIKIGTENKFEVQKALETATNTLRSKARSEVTSQGDALEAEQDADITLQDLNDARNGREIYKRVYVRLLVSDVSPEELRRRVKEIQQQLSNYRMKVYPSEQLTHFQQFFMPAMSIENQTIKDKGFPMKAYALAGSYAFNQTFIAHPRGSYMGLTMQRGEVMYDPSYNDHRTQLTAYNLVVGGERSGKSSFAKKNLGPLVSRGDTVWVFDKSNEWRDLVNYYYGVTLTLDGSQNIINLMQVFGTVLDANGNVDVIASFNQHRTKVITYYATLNPQADKKELEMLGNLITDFYVERRMWSLSPKDNPQDLRVIGLRNEDYPILEDFQTFLETRNMLTRNMTQPAVERLDNILSTISSLIQNHGDMVNGVTTMPDLSGERLIRFDTSGLSRLEDDLYNAQYFTILSLMESYITINGTQQRERIKRGEVSTQANNNGNPPKYFWWIQDEADDIFNAKHSLGITFGDNMMAQHGKDFFGMFAIFPGLKNVVPTGNASDTEASRAASSFFGRFPKQTIGRLSKTDTTRLRSVVSETNITDGQLQALQGLDQGDFLMNLVGKQATFMHVDLNDSEINLFGGGL